In Silene latifolia isolate original U9 population chromosome X, ASM4854445v1, whole genome shotgun sequence, the following proteins share a genomic window:
- the LOC141622083 gene encoding B2 protein-like codes for MDNMHSYWQLGDDLRGQSRMSEDHKWMMVASKLAEQTRPKGERTNNLDFSKGVADMRLRDRFSLQEDNKFESLNFNMLNLDTKGPDYLSKSAFRNNMNIMNPAYQKSNVNLIENMPFNKANINNHFNKESINNNNNNNIENANEKRFKTLPAAETLPRNEVLGGYIFVCNNDTMQENLKRQLFGLPPRYRDSVRAITPGLPLFLYNYTTHQLYGIFEASSFGGSNIDPTAWEDKKCKGESRFPAQVRIRIRKLCKALEEDSFRPVLHHYDGPKFRLELSVLETLELLDLCEQAGV; via the exons ATGGACAATATGCACAGTTATTGGCAACTGGGTGATGACCTTCGTGGACAGTCGAGAATGTCGGAAGATCACAAGTGGATGATGGTAGCTTCAAAGCTAGCTGAGCAGACAAGACCAAAGGGAGAGCGCACTAACAATCTTGATTTTTCGAAGGGAGTTGCTGATATGAGGCTAAGGGATAGATTCAGCCTTCAAGAAGACAACAAATTTGAAAGCCTCAACTTTAACATGTTGAATCTGGACACCAAGGGTCCTGATTATTTGAGCAAAAGCGCCTTCAGAAATAACATGAACATTATGAATCCTGCCTATCAGAAGAGCAATGTAAACCTTATTGAAAACATGCCATTTAACAAGGCTAATATCAACAATCACTTCAACAAGGAGtctatcaacaacaataataataataatatcgaAAATGCCAATGAGAAAAGGTTCAAGACCTTGCCTGCAGCCGAAACACTTCCTCGAAATGAGGTTCTTGGTGGGTATATCTTCGTGTGCAACAATGATACCATGCAGGAGAACCTAAAGCGACAGCTTTTTG GCTTACCACCTAGATACAGGGACTCTGTTCGAGCAATTACACCAGGTTTACCCTTGTTCCTGTACAATTACACAACTCATCAGCTTTATGGAATATTTGAG GCATCCAGCTTTGGGGGTTCAAATATTGACCCAACTGCATGGGAAGATAAGAAATGCAAGGGTGAATCAAGGTTTCCTGCGCAG GTGAGGATCCGCATCAGAAAGCTGTGCAAAgcattggaggaagattcttttAGGCCAGTTCTCCATCACTATGACGGTCCCAAATTTCGTCTTGAACTCTCAGTGTTGGAG ACCCTTGAGTTACTTGACCTCTGTGAGCAAGCTGGAGTGTAA